The following coding sequences lie in one Miscanthus floridulus cultivar M001 chromosome 9, ASM1932011v1, whole genome shotgun sequence genomic window:
- the LOC136483095 gene encoding kafirin PSKR2-like translates to MAAKIFALLALLVLSVSAATAFIVPQCSPVTAAGYEHPILRAYRLQQVLAASILEQPIAQLQQQSSAHLLVQTIVAQLQQQQFLPALSQLSVANPAAYLQLQQLLPTNPLAAANAIAYLQEQQLQQFLPALSQLAVANPATYLQQQQLLPFNQLAGANAAAYLQQQQPLPFTQSAVATAAAYHQQQQLLQVNPLARANPLAAAFLQQQQLLPFNQMSLMNPALSWQQPIVGGAIF, encoded by the coding sequence ATGGCCGCCAAGATATTTGCCCTCCTTGCACTCCTTGTTCTTTCGGTGAGCGCTGCAACTGCGTTCATCGTTCCGCAGTGCTCACCAGTTACTGCTGCGGGGTATGAACACCCAATTTTGCGGGCCTATAGGTTACAACAGGTGCTCGCGGCGAGCATCTTAGAACAACCAATTGCCCAATTGCAACAGCAATCCTCGGCTCACCTACTAGTTCAGACCATCGTAGCGCAACTGCAACAGCAACAGTTCCTACCAGCGCTCAGTCAACTATCTGTGGCAAACCCTGCCGCCTACTTACAGCTGCAACAGCTGCTTCCTACAAACCCACTGGCTGCGGCGAATGCCATTGCATACCTGCAAGAACAACAGTTACAACAGTTCCTACCAGCGCTCAGTCAACTAGCCGTGGCGAACCCTGCCACCTACTTGCAACAGCAACAGCTACTTCCATTCAACCAACTGGCTGGGGCGAACGCCGCTGCATACCTGCAACAGCAGCAGCCGCTTCCGTTTACCCAGTCGGCTGTTGCAACCGCTGCTGCCTACCATCAGCAACAGCAGCTGCTACAAGTTAACCCATTGGCACGGGCTAACCCATTGGCTGCCGCTTTCCTGCAGCAGCAACAATTGCTGCCATTCAACCAGATGTCTTTGATGAACCCTGCCTTGTCGTGGCAGCAACCCATCGTTGGAGGTGCCATCTTCTAG
- the LOC136483091 gene encoding 22 kDa alpha-zein 8-like, with protein MAAKIFALLALLALTVSAATAFIIPQCSPVNAAGYEHPIVRAYRLQQVLAASILEQPIAQLQQQSSAHLLVQTIVAQLQQQQFLPALSQLSVANPAAYLQLQQLLPTNPLAAANAIAYLQQQQLQQFLPALSQLAVANPAAYLQQQQLLPFNQLAGANAAAYLQQQQALPFTQSAVATAAAYHQQQQLLQVNPLAAAFLQQQQLLPFNQMSLMNPALSWQQPIVGGAIF; from the coding sequence ATGGCCGCCAAGATATTTGCCCTCCTTGCACTCCTTGCTCTTACGGTGAGCGCTGCAACTGCGTTCATCATTCCGCAGTGCTCACCAGTTAATGCTGCGGGGTATGAACACCCAATTGTGCGGGCCTATAGGTTACAACAGGTGCTCGCGGCGAGCATCTTAGAACAACCAATTGCCCAATTGCAACAGCAATCCTCGGCTCACCTACTAGTTCAGACCATCGTAGCGCAACTGCAACAGCAACAGTTCCTACCAGCGCTCAGTCAACTATCTGTGGCAAACCCTGCCGCCTACTTGCAGCTGCAACAGCTGCTTCCTACAAACCCACTGGCTGCGGCGAATGCCATTGCATACCTGCAACAACAACAGTTACAACAGTTCCTACCAGCGCTCAGTCAACTAGCCGTGGCGAACCCTGCCGCCTACTTGCAACAGCAACAGCTACTTCCATTCAACCAACTGGCTGGGGCGAACGCCGCTGCATACCTGCAACAGCAGCAGGCGCTTCCGTTTACCCAGTCGGCTGTTGCAACCGCTGCTGCCTACCATCAGCAACAGCAGCTGCTACAAGTTAACCCATTGGCTGCCGCTTTCCTACAGCAGCAACAATTGCTGCCATTCAACCAGATGTCTTTGATGAACCCTGCCTTGTCGTGGCAGCAACCCATCGTTGGAGGTGCCATCTTCTAG
- the LOC136483092 gene encoding kafirin PSKR2-like, protein MAAKIFALLALLVLSVSAATAFIVPQCSPVTASGYEHPILRAYRLQQVLAASILEQPIAQLQQQSSAHLLVQTIVAQLQQQQFLPALSQLSVANPAAYLQLQQLLPTNPLAAANAIAYLQEQQLQQFLPALSQLAVANPATYLQQQQLLPFNQLAGANAAAYLQQQQPLPFTQSAVATAAAYHQQQQLLQVNPLARANPLAAAFLQQQQLLPFNQMSLMNPALSWQQPIVGGAIF, encoded by the coding sequence ATGGCCGCCAAGATATTTGCCCTCCTTGCACTCCTTGTTCTTTCGGTGAGCGCTGCAACTGCGTTCATTGTTCCGCAGTGCTCACCAGTTACTGCGTCGGGGTATGAACACCCAATTTTGCGGGCCTATAGGTTACAACAGGTGCTCGCGGCGAGCATCTTAGAACAACCAATTGCCCAATTGCAACAGCAATCCTCGGCTCACCTACTAGTTCAGACCATCGTAGCGCAACTGCAACAGCAACAGTTCCTACCAGCGCTCAGTCAACTATCTGTGGCAAACCCTGCCGCCTACTTGCAGCTGCAACAGCTGCTTCCTACAAACCCACTGGCTGCGGCGAATGCCATTGCATACCTGCAAGAACAACAGTTACAACAGTTCCTACCAGCGCTCAGTCAACTAGCCGTGGCGAACCCTGCCACCTACTTGCAACAGCAACAGCTACTTCCATTCAACCAACTGGCTGGGGCGAACGCCGCTGCATACCTGCAACAGCAGCAGCCGCTTCCGTTTACCCAGTCGGCTGTTGCAACCGCTGCTGCCTACCATCAGCAACAGCAGCTGCTACAAGTTAACCCATTGGCACGGGCTAACCCATTGGCTGCCGCTTTCCTGCAGCAGCAACAATTGCTGCCATTCAACCAGATGTCTTTGATGAACCCTGCCTTGTCGTGGCAGCAACCCATCGTTGGAGGTGCCATCTTCTAG
- the LOC136483094 gene encoding 22 kDa alpha-zein 8-like yields MAAKIFALLALLALTVSAATAFIIPQCSPVTAAGYEHPIVRAYRLQQVLAASILEQPIAQLQQQSSAHLLVQTIVAQLQQQQFLPALSQLSVANPAAYLQLQQLLPTNPLAAANAIAYLQQQQLQQFLPALSQLAVANPAAYLQQQQLLPFNQLAGANAAAYLQQQQALPFTQSAVATAAAYHQQQQLLQVNPLAAAFLQQQQLLPFNQMSLMNPALSWQQPIVGGAIF; encoded by the coding sequence ATGGCCGCCAAGATATTTGCCCTCCTTGCACTCCTTGCTCTTACGGTGAGCGCTGCAACTGCGTTCATCATTCCGCAGTGCTCACCAGTTACTGCTGCGGGGTATGAACACCCAATTGTGCGGGCCTATAGGTTACAACAGGTGCTCGCGGCGAGCATCTTAGAACAACCAATTGCCCAATTGCAACAGCAATCCTCGGCTCACCTACTAGTTCAGACCATCGTAGCGCAACTGCAACAGCAACAGTTCCTACCAGCGCTCAGTCAACTATCTGTGGCAAACCCTGCCGCCTACTTGCAGCTGCAACAGCTGCTTCCTACAAACCCACTGGCTGCGGCGAATGCCATTGCATACCTGCAACAACAACAGTTACAACAGTTCCTACCAGCGCTCAGTCAACTAGCCGTGGCGAACCCTGCCGCCTACTTGCAACAGCAACAGCTACTTCCATTCAACCAACTGGCTGGGGCGAACGCCGCTGCATACCTGCAACAGCAGCAGGCGCTTCCGTTTACCCAGTCGGCTGTTGCAACCGCTGCTGCCTACCATCAGCAACAGCAGCTGCTACAAGTTAACCCATTGGCTGCCGCTTTCCTACAGCAGCAACAATTGCTGCCATTCAACCAGATGTCTTTGATGAACCCTGCCTTGTCGTGGCAGCAACCCATCGTTGGAGGTGCCATCTTCTAG